A section of the Halostella salina genome encodes:
- a CDS encoding RNA-guided endonuclease InsQ/TnpB family protein, whose product MEMRRTVPVKLDVDSDDAALLRETVDEFLWAANYVVDHAWQGDYKTTSKAQLQEETYDEVRDRTRLHANLVQNARNKAADAVQSVVARWKQGKYAGKPHFSKPTVVYDKRCATFHDEYVSLATVGGRIEVEYVLPDADRDTPHSRYLDNDDYEVTGAELHNKDGEWFLHLRTKAEMETDTPEQATTGHSTVLGVDLGVNQLAVTSMGTFWSGHEFDHWRREYEKRRASLQQCGSRHAHENIQSVGRKETGRFKMMLHRITNGIIEEAAENGCTVIAFEKLTGIRDRLSGASWGHKWAFERLYEYVEYKAELHGIDVVQVDPENTSWRCSTCGFTHPDNREGEDFECLKCGYENHADYNAAKNIGLRYLRRNQTGDGGGAPVGVRLNRGMLNANGEYDSPAGGSGQSGSPRESPTLNEANGEAVSE is encoded by the coding sequence ATGGAGATGCGGCGAACTGTCCCGGTGAAACTCGATGTGGACAGCGACGATGCCGCACTTCTCCGCGAAACTGTTGACGAGTTTCTGTGGGCCGCCAACTACGTCGTGGACCACGCATGGCAGGGCGACTACAAAACCACAAGCAAGGCGCAGTTGCAGGAGGAAACCTACGACGAGGTACGCGACCGGACACGATTGCACGCGAATCTCGTCCAGAACGCTCGCAACAAGGCCGCCGACGCCGTACAGAGCGTCGTCGCCCGCTGGAAACAGGGCAAGTATGCGGGCAAACCACACTTCTCGAAGCCTACTGTCGTCTACGACAAGCGGTGTGCGACATTCCACGACGAGTACGTGTCGCTGGCAACCGTGGGCGGACGTATCGAAGTTGAGTACGTCCTGCCCGACGCAGATCGCGACACACCTCACAGTCGGTATCTCGACAACGACGACTACGAGGTGACGGGAGCGGAACTCCACAACAAGGACGGCGAGTGGTTCCTTCACCTCCGCACAAAGGCGGAGATGGAGACCGACACGCCGGAGCAGGCAACGACCGGGCACAGCACAGTCCTCGGCGTTGACCTCGGCGTGAACCAACTCGCGGTCACGTCGATGGGTACGTTCTGGAGCGGTCACGAGTTCGACCACTGGCGACGGGAGTACGAGAAGCGGCGGGCCTCACTCCAGCAGTGTGGGTCGCGTCACGCCCACGAAAACATCCAGTCGGTCGGGCGCAAAGAGACGGGGCGGTTCAAGATGATGCTCCACCGGATTACGAACGGCATCATCGAAGAAGCCGCCGAAAACGGCTGTACGGTTATCGCCTTCGAGAAGTTGACCGGCATCCGCGACCGGCTCTCGGGTGCGTCGTGGGGGCACAAGTGGGCGTTTGAGCGGTTGTACGAGTACGTCGAATACAAGGCCGAACTCCACGGCATCGACGTAGTGCAGGTGGACCCGGAGAATACGTCGTGGCGGTGTTCAACGTGTGGATTCACCCACCCAGACAACCGCGAAGGTGAGGACTTTGAGTGCCTGAAATGCGGGTACGAGAACCACGCCGACTACAACGCGGCGAAAAACATCGGACTACGGTATCTCCGCCGTAACCAAACTGGAGACGGCGGAGGCGCACCCGTAGGCGTGCGCCTGAATCGCGGGATGTTGAACGCGAACGGAGAATATGACTCTCCTGCCGGGGGTTCCGGCCAGAGCGGGAGTCCACGCGAAAGCCCCACCCTCAACGAAGCGAACGGCGAAGCCGTGAGCGAGTAG